The DNA window TGTAAAGAAATAGGAAGTTGTAATACAGGAGAAGCGGTAATAACTAAGGGATACAATCTTCCAAATAAGTATATTATTCATACAGTTGGACCAAGATATTCAACAGGTGAAAATGGAGAATCTGAAAAATTGGAATTAGCTTATTATGAAAGCTTAAAATTAGCAAAAATAAAAGGAATTAGAAAAATAGCTTTTCCTTCAATTTCAACAGGTATATATCGCTTTCCAGTAGATGAAGGAGCAGAAATTGCACTTAGTACTGCTATAAAATTTTTAGATGAAAATCCTGATAGTTTTGATTTAATATTATGGGTATTAGATGAAAAAACTTATGTTGTATATAAAGAAAAATATGAAAAACTTATATTATAAAGGAATATAAAATTTTTTCTTGTGTACTAAACAATATAAAAAAATAAATTTATATTAACATAATTTAGGGAATTTTTTGAGAATAAAAACTTAAAAAGTTCTCTTTTGTTTTTTAACATTAAATATTAATTAAGAACATTAGATTAAAAGAGTATTTAAGAAGATAATGTTGAAAATAAAGGGACATTGGTATTACATAGTAATGAATTATTCTTATGCGAAAGCAAACTTCAATAGATATGCAGGAGAATCAAAGAGTAATATGGTGGGAGTACCATTCTATGCAAAACAAGACTTACCATATGGATTCTATACAGCATGTAGATTAGGAATATCAAATATTTCCTCAAAAGTTGAAAGAGAATTATTAACATCAACAGGAGAAACATTAACAGGAAAGATAAATCATCATGATAAAATGTTATCAGCTTATATAGAAATAGGAAAGAAAATAGGATGGTTTACACCATTTATAGGATATTCACAAGATTATTTAAGAAGAGGAAGTTTTAATGAAACAGAAGCATCTTGGGGAATAAAAGCAGATGGCAAGAATTATAGAGCAACAAACTTCTTAGTGGGAGCAAGAGCAGAATATGTAGGAGATAAATATAAATTACAAGCCTATGTAACACAAGCGATAAATACAGATAAGAGAGATTTATCTTATGAAGGAAACTTTATAGAAAATGCAACAAAACAAAAATTCTATGGAGTAAAACAAGCAAAGAATACAACATGGATAGGATTTGGAGCATTTAGAGAAATAAGCCCAGTATTTGGAGTATATGGAAATATAGATTTCAGAGTAGAAGATAAGAAATAGGCAGACTCAGTAATCTCAACAGGATTACAATATAGATTCTAAATATATAAGGCTTAGAGAACTATTGTAAATTGTTAAATTTACAATAGTTTTTTCTTTATATGGAAGAAATTATTAAAGTATTTTTTAACTGTTATCCTTAAAAAATAAATATAGACTTTTCTTTAAAAAAGTATAAAATAATATATAAAAGAAAGGAGCTGAAATATTATGTTAAATAAGGAAGTATATGTAAATAGAAGAAAGAAATTAAAAGAAAATTTTAAAGATGGTTTAATTTTAATAATGGGAAATAATTTTTCTCCTCTTGATTGTGAAGATAACACATATCCATTTATCCAAGATGCCACTTTTAAATATTATTTTGGTATTGATCACAATGGATTAATTGGAATTATTGATATAGATAAAAATAAAGAAATAATTTTTGGAAATGACTATACAATGTCAGATATTATTTGGATGGGAAAACAAAAGTTTTTAAAAGAACTGGCTATTGAAGTTGGAATAGAAAAATTTATTGAAAAAGAAGAACTAAAAAAATATTTAGAAAATAGAAAAAATATAAGATTTACTAATCAATATAGAACAGATAATATTATGTATTTAAGTTCAATTTTGAATATAAATCCTTTTGAATTTGATAAAAATATATCTTTTGATTTAGTGAAAGCTATAATAAAACAAAGAAATATTAAAGATAAAATTGAAATAGAAGAGATAGAAAAAGCAGTTAATATAACGAAGGAAATGCATCTTTCTGCTATGAGAAATGTAAAAGCAGGAATAAAAGAATATGAACTTGTTGCAGAAGTTGAAAAACAACCAAGAAAATACAATGCCTATTATTCATTTCAAACTATACTTAGTAAGAATGGACAAATTTTACATAATCATAGCCATTTAAATAGCTTAAAAGATGGAGATTTGGTTTTACTTGATTGTGGAGCATTAAGTGATGAAGGTTATTGTGGAGATATGACAACAACTTTTCCTGTAAGCGGTAAATTTACTGAAAGACAAAAGACTATACATAATATAGTAAGAGATATGTTTGATAGAGCAAAAGATTTAGCAAAAGCAGGAATTACATATAAGGAAGTACACTTGGAGGCCTGTAAGGTTTTAGCAGAAAATATGAAAAAACTTGGACTTATGAAAGGAGAAGTTGAAAATATGGTTAATTCAGGAGCACATGCCTTATTTATGCCACATGGTTTAGGACATATGATGGGGATGACAGTTCATGATATGGAAAATTTTGGTGAGATAAATGTTGGTTATGAAGAAGGAGAAAAGAAATCAACTCAATTTGGTTTATCTTCTTTAAGACTTGCTAAAAAGTTAGAAATTGGAAATGTCTTTACTATTGAGCCAGGAATATACTTTATACCAGAACTTTTTGAAAAATGGAAGAATGAAAAATTATATGAAGAATTTTTAAATTATGATGAAATAGAAAAGTATATGGATTTTGGTGGAATTAGAATGGAAAGAGATATTTTAATTCAAGAAGATGGAACAAGCAGAATTTTAGGAGATAGATTTCCAAGAACTGCTGATGAGATAGAAGAATATATGAAAGAATATAGAAAATAAGGAGGAGCTATGGTGAATATCCAGCAAGGACTATTAAAAAAGCTATCAGATAAATCTTCTATAAATGAAATACAAAGTTATATAAAGAAAGTCATGGAAGTAAGAGGATTTAATAAAGAAAAGTCCTCAGATAAAATTTTGTTGTTGGTTGAGGAAGTAGGAGAATTAGCCAAAGCTATAAGAAAAAATGAAAAAAAGTTAGGGATAGATAAAACTAAAGAATATAATTATTCTTCTATTGAGAGCGAAATAGCAGATGTCTTTATAGTTCTTTTATCTATATGTGATACTTTGAATATAGATTTATTAAAAGTGTTTTTAGATAAGGAAGAAGAAAATATTAAAAGAATTTGGTCAGTAAATAAATAAAAATCAAAGAGGAGCTACTATAAATTAATGAAGTTTTTTATAAATTTATAGTAGCTTTTTTTATTGAAAATAAAGCTAAAAATAAAAATTAATAAAAAATTAAAATTTTTTTAATTTTTTCTGTTGACAAAGTTTGTGAAAAATGTTAATATAATCCTTGCCGATAAGGAAAGGACATTAGCAACAGAATAGAGAAAAGACAAAAAGCAACCATAAAATTTGGTGTTAAATAAAAATAGCAGAATGAGCTATTAAAAAGATTGAACGAAGAGTTTGATCCTGGCTCAGGATGAACGCTGACAGAATGCTTAACACATGCAAGTCAACTTGAACTTCGGTTTGGGTGGCGGACGGGTGAGTAACGCGTAAAGAACTTGCCTCACAGCTAGGGACAACATTTGGAAACGAATGCTAATACCTGATATTATGATTTTAGGGCATCCTAAGATTATGAAAGCTATATGCACTGTGAGAGAGCTTTGCGTCCCATTAGCTAGTTGGAGAGGTAACGGCTCACCAAGGCGATGATGGGTAGCCGGCCTGAGAGGGTGATCGGCCACAAGGGGACTGAGACACGGCCCTTACTCCTACGGGAGGCAGCAGTGGGGAATATTGGACAATGGACCAAGAGTCTGATCCAGCAATTCTGTGTGCACGATGAAGTTTTTCGGAATGTAAAGTGCTTTCAGTTGGGAAGAAAAAAATGACGGTACCAACAGAAGAAGTGACGGCTAAATACGTGCCAGCAGCCGCGGTAATACGTATGTCACAAGCGTTATCCGGATTTATTGGGCGTAAAGCGCGTCTAGGTGGTTATGTAAGTCTGATGTGAAAATGCAGGGCTCAACTCTGTATTGCGTTGGAAACTGTGTAACTAGAGTACTGGAGAGGTAAGCGGAACTACAAGTGTAGAGGTGAAATTCGTAGATATTTGTAGGAATGCCGATGGGGAAGCCAGCTTACTGGACAGATACTGACGCTGAAGCGCGAAAGCGTGGGTAGCAAACAGGATTAGATACCCTGGTAGTCCACGCCGTAAACGATGATTACTAGGTGTTGGGGGTCGAACCTCAGCGCCCAAGCAAACGCGATAAGTAATCCGCCTGGGGAGTACGTACGCAAGTATGAAACTCAAAGGAATTGACGGGGACCCGCACAAGCGGTGGAGCATGTGGTTTAATTCGACGCAACGCGAGGAACCTTACCAGCGTTTGACATCTTAGGAATGAGACAGAGATGTTTCAGTGTCCCTTCGGGGAAACCTAAAGACAGGTGGTGCATGGCTGTCGTCAGCTCGTGTCGTGAGATGTTGGGTTAAGTCCCGCAACGAGCGCAACCCCTTTCGTATGTTACCATCATTAAGTTGGGGACTCATGCGATACTGCCTGCGATGAGCAGGAGGAAGGTGGGGATGACGTCAAGTCATCATGCCCCTTATACGCTGGGCTACACACGTGCTACAATGGGTAGTACAGAGAGTCGCAAAGCCGTGAGGTGGAGCTAATCTCAGAAAACTATTCTTAGTTCGGATTGTACTCTGCAACTCGAGTACATGAAGTTGGAATCGCTAGTAATCGCGAATCAGCAATGTCGCGGTGAATACGTTCTCGGGTCTTGTACACACCGCCCGTCACACCACGAGAGTTGGTTGCACCTGAAGTAGCAGGCCTAACCGTAAGGAGGGATGCTCCGAGGGTGTGATTAGCGATTGGGGTGAAGTCGTAACAAGGTATCCGTACGGGAACGTGCGGATGGATCACCTCCTTTCTAAGGAGAATAAGTCTTTCTCTATTCTATTGGTAATGTTCTTTACATTACTTCTGAACATTGGAAACTATATAGTAGAACAAACAAGAAAAAAATTAACTCTAACAATTTCTTAGAGTTAGCTGTCAAAAAATAGGTTAAAATAATTAAGGGCACACAAAGGATGCCTAGGTAGTAAGAGCCGATGAAGGACGTGGTAAGCTGCGATAAGCCTAGATAAGTTGCAATCGAACGTAAGAATCTAGGATTTCCGAATGGAGCAATCTATTAAGATGAAGTCTTAATACGAAAGAGGGAACCGCGTGAACTGAAACATCTAAGTAACGCGAGGAAAAGAAAGTAAAAACGATACCCAAAGTAGCGGCGAGCGAAATGGGTCAAGCCTAAACCTTAAATATGTCAAGGATACAGCCGTTGTATTTAAGGGGTTGAGGGACAGAGTGGTGAAGAACTGTAAGATATTCAATATAGTGTATTGATGAATTAGAATTGTCTGGAAAGGTGAACCGTAGAAGGTGAAAGTCCTGTATAAGTAAATCCTTACACATATAACTTTGCTCCCAAGTAACATGGAACACGAGGAATTCTGTGTGAATCTGTGAGGACCATATCTCATAAGGCTAAATACTCTTACTAACCGATAGCGCATAGTACCGTGAGGGAAAGGTGAAAAGAACCCCTGGAGGGGAGTGAAATAGAACCTGAAATTGTGTGCTTACAAGCGGTCAGAGCCCATTTGGGTGATGGCGTGCCTTTTGGAGAATGATCCTGCGAGTTACGTTAAACGGCGAGGTTAAGTATAACGGAGCCGAAGGGAAACCAAGTCTTAATAGGGCGATTTAGTCGTTTGGCGTAGACGCGAAACCTGGTGATCTAAACCTATCCAGGATGAAGCTGTGGTAAGACACAGTGGAGGTCCTAACCCACCGCCGTTGAAAAGTTGGGGGATGAGGTAGGTTTAGGGGTGAAAAGCCAATCGAACCAGGAGATAGCTCGTTCTCTCCGAAATGCATCTAGGTGCAGCCTTGAGTGTTCAATTATGGGGGTAGAGCACTGAATGATCTAGGGGGCATATTGCTTACTGAAATCAATCAAACTCCGAATACCATAATTTATAGCTCAGGAGTGAGACTATGGGAGTTAACTTCCATTGTCAAAAGGGAAACAACCCAGACCACCAGCTAAGGTCCCTAATTATAACTAAGTGGGAAAGGAGGTGGAGATTCACAAACAACTAGGAGGTTGGCTTAGAAGCAGCCATACCTTTAAAGAGTGCGTAATAGCTCACTAGTCGAGAGTCTCTGCGCCGACAATGTAACGGGGCTAAGTTATAAACCGAAGCTGTGGAATCCTTATGGATTGGTAGGAGAGCGTTCTGTAGGCCGTTAAAGAAGAAGGGTAACCGACTTTGGAGGTATCAGAAGTGAGAATGCAGGAATAAGTAGCGAGAAAGGGGGCGAGAATCCCCCTCGCCGGAAGACCAAGGTTTTCAGGGTAAAGCTTGTCTTCCCTGAGTAAGCCGGGACCTAAGCCCAGGCTATAATGCGTAGGCGAATGGAAAACAGATTAATATTTCTGTGCCAGTCATTTATTGTGATGGAGGGACGCAAAAGGGTATGTGCGCGGACGATCGGTTGTGTCCGTAGAAGTATGTAGGATGACTTAGTAGGAAAATCCATTAAGTTATATCTGAGGTATGATATACAGTCATAAGATGAATGCACAAATCCCACGCTGCCAAGAAAAGCTTCTAACGTTAATATATGACTGCCCGTACTGTAAACCGACACAGGTGGTCAGGATGAGAAATCTAAGGCGGACAGGCTAACTCTCGTTAAGGAACTCTGCAAAATAACCTCGTAACTTCGGGAGAAGAGGAGCCCTTGAGTGTTAGTATCCATGCGATACAAAGCGCTCGAGGGTCGCAGTGAAGAGGCTCAAGCAACTGTTTAACAAAAACACAGGTCTATGCTAAGCTGGAAGGCGATGTATATGGGCTGACACCTGCCCAGTGCTGGAAGGTTAAGAGGAGGAGTGAGAGCTCCGAATTGAAGCCCCAGTGAACGGCGGCCGTAACTATAACGGTCCTAAGGTAGCGAAATTCCTTGTCGGGTAAGTTCCGACCTGCACGAATGGTGTAATGATTTGAGCGCTGTCTTGACGGGAGGCCTGGTGAAATTGTATTACCGGTGAAGATACCGGTTACCTACAGTAGGACGGAAAGACCCCATGGAGCTTTACTGTAGCTTGGTATTGGGTTTTGGCATTGCATGTATAGGATAGTTGGGAGACTATGATGATATGGCGCTAGCTGTATCGGAGTCATCGGTGGAATACCAACCATTCAATGCTGAAATTCTAATCTGTGGTTTGTAGCCACGGAGACAGTGCTAGGTGGGCAGTTTGACTGGGGCGGTCGCCTCCGAAAGAGTAACGGAGGCGTTCAAAGGTTCTCTCAGGTTGGATGGAAATCAACCATAGAGTGCAATGGCATAAGAGAGCTTGACTGCAAGACTGACGGGTCGAGCAGATGCGAAAGCAGGACATAGTGATCCGGCGATTCCGAATGGAAGGGTCGTCGCTCAACGGATAAAAGCTACCCTGGGGATAACAGGCTGATCCTACCCGAGAGTCCATATCGACGGTAGGGTTTGGCACCTCGATGTCGGCTCATCGCATCCTGGGGCTGGAGAAGGTCCCAAGGGTTGGGCTGTTCGCCCATTAAAGCGGTACGTGAGCTGGGTTCAGAACGTCGTGAGACAGTTCGGTCCCTATCCACTGTAGGCGTTAGAATATTGAGAAGACCTGTCCTTAGTACGAGAGGACCGGGATGGACAAACCTCTGATGTACCAGTTGTCACGCCAGTGGCACAGCTGGGTAGTCACGTTTGGAATAGATAACCGCTGAAAGCATCTAAGCGGGAAACTAACTTCAAGATAAGTATTCTTTAAGATACCTTCGAGCCTAGGAGGTTGATAGGTTGGGGGTGTAAGTACAGCAATGTATTTAGCTGACCAATACTAATTATCGAAGTTTTAATCTAAAATCTACTATATAGTTTCAAGTGTTCAGACTTGCGCATAAGAATATTATGTGATAAAATACATATGCTTGGTGAGTATAGCTATGGGGGTACACCTAGTTACATTCCGAACCTAGAAGTTAAGCCCATATACGCTGATGGTACTTGGCTGGAAGCGGCCTGGGAGAGTATGGATTTGCCAAGCTATTTTAGAGGGAAGCTAGTGCTTCTCTCTCTTTTTTGGTTGTATAATAAATGGTGTTGATGGAAGAAATTTCTATTAGCATCATTTTTTAATAAAAAAAGTTGAGACAATAAAATTTTCCTGTTAAAATTAAATCACATAAAATAACTATAAAGGAAGTGATTTCATTGTCTCTATCTAATTTTATCAAAAATATCTTAAATATTCAAGATGATAATATTTCTTTTCCAGAAGAAGATTATTGTCATATCATTCAAAAAGCTAATTATGTAATTAAAGTTTTTAAAGGATTTCTTAAATCTAATTATTGTTCTTGCCCTCATTGTAACTCTAAAAATATTGTTAAAAATGGTTCTAGGGAACGTAATATTAAATTTATTCCTTTTCAAAATTACAATATTGAACTTAATCTTAGTATACAGAGATACATCTGCAAAGATTGTAAAAAAACTTTTTCTCCTTCTACTAGTATTGTTAAAGATAATTCTAATATTTCTAATAACCTTAAATACACTATTGCGCAAGAACTTCAAGAAAATATTTCTCTTACTTTTATTGCTAAGAAGTACAATCTTTCTATTTCTTCAGTTCAAAGAATTATGGATGAGTGTTACTCTGATTTTAAGGTTAATAAAGACCATTTACCTGAAACTATATGCATTGATGAGTTTAAGTCAGTTAAAAATATTGATGGTGCTATGTCTTTTATCTTTGCTGATTATCAAACTAAAAATATTATTGATATTGTTGAAGATAGAAGATTAAATTCCTTGACAGAATATTTTTCAAGATTTTCACTTGAAGCTAGGAATAATGTAAAATATATCTGTATGGATATGTATTCTCCATATATTAGTTTAGTAAAATCTATTTTTCCTGAGTCTGAGATAGTATTAGATAAGTTTCATATTGTTAATCTAGTTAGTAGAGCTTTTAACCAAACTAGAATATCCATTATGAATTCTCTTAAAGATGATTCATTAAAAAGAAAATTAAAACTATTTTGGAAATTACTCCAAAAATATTATCCTGACCTTTGTCAAGAACCATATTATTGTCCAAGCTTTAAATACAAACTTAGTACTAAGCAAAAAGTGGACTATCTTCTAGAAAAAAGTCCTGAATTAGATGTTAATTTTAATATATATCAAGATATTCTTCAAGCAATAAGACATAATAATTTTAAAAGATTTGAAAATATTGTAAAGAAAAATCTAGCCAAAAAGGAGAAAGTATCTAAACAAATGCTTACAGCTTTAAAGAGTTTAAAAAAATATATGAAACACATTGAAAATATGTTTAAGTCAAACATTACAAATGGTTTGATAGAAGGTTTAAACAACAAAATTAAGTCAATAAAGAGAACAGCATTTGGATATTCAAATTTTAGTAATTTTAAAAAGCGCATATTAATTCAAGCAGGAATTATATCAATTAGTGCTTAATTTTTTAATTCAATAAAGTGATTTAATTAAACAAAAAAGAGAATCTTTTAAGATTTTATTCTCAAAAAAATTCTCTTAGTTCTGTTAATTGTAAGTCTAAACTTTTTTATCAACATTATTTGACAAACAACCTTTATTTCTATTTTATTTATTCTAAAATAAATACATCTTTAATCTTATCATCTTGTGCAAATAAAAGTACATTAATGAATAAAAAAATAGCACCTACTGGCATAGGTGCTATTTTATTTTGCCATTTTCATATTTACTCATTCTATTTAAGAAGATTATACCATAGAATTTTTTTAATTACAATGTTATAATTATAAATGTCATTTTATTTTTCCTCTGACATCTCTTTTGAAGGGAGGTGAAAGAGTTGAAAAAATATTTATTCATTCTAATGCTGATAGTTATATTTATATTACTATCTAAAAATGTTTACTAATTTTAGTTATTAGTAAAAGTTTTCTGTGGGGATTACTCTGGCAGGTATTCCCTGCTTTTTTATATCTATTTTATTTGTTCTAAAATAAATACATCTTTAATCTTATCATCTTGTGCAAATAAAAGTACCTTAGCCATAATTTCAGCTGTCTTAGGATCATCATCTATAAATGGTAAGAACACTCTACCTCTATGTTGAGAATGCACTGGCAATACATTTATAGCACTTCCTGCTTTTTGATGAATAAGTCCACTTCCTAAGTGAATAGAATATTCTGCTCTTTCACCTTTAATTAAGGCATGATTTTCAGTAAATGTTACATTTTTCAACTTGAATAGCTTACAGTTAAATTCAATAATAGCCTTTCTCATTTCAATAGTTGAATGGCTTGCCTCAGGATCAACATCTCCAATATGTGCAACACTTACGACCAAATCAATATCTCTCATAACTTCTGTAAATATTAAATCTGGTACTTCATCTATTAAAATAGGTTTAAATGTCTTTCTATCAAAGAATTGTACTTCTTCCAAAGTAGGTGCTTCTATATCAGCTGGAGAGAACCAATCTGCAAGTGCAAAGATTTTAGCAATTATATTTTTCTTATAATAAACTTTTTCTAAGCCTTCTTGCCCATCAATTATCCATCTTCTAGTTTTTAAAAGTGCAACTGTCTTAGCAGGTTGAACTTGATGCCCTGCATAACGAAGTGATTTATCTCTACCTTTTTCATCAACAGTTTTAACATATAATTCTCTGAAAACTTGTTTGAAAGGTTGTTTTAACTCTCTATCAAAGATATCTTTTTGATAAGTAGCCCATTCTCCACTTTCAAATAAGTCAAAACAATGTGCAATTTTTAATAAACTATCATCTTTAACTGCAACAGATTTTTTCTTAGCAGATTTTAATTTTTTATCCACATAGTAACCTAAGTCATTTCCCATTTTGAAAACAAGAGATTTTAAAATAGGTGCAATAACAGGGTTAGTCATAAGATTTTCTATTTCATAGCCATAAAATTCAATTCCATCTTCCATAGCTTCTTCAAGCATTTTTCTTGAACGGCGATATTGTTCTTTTAAATTCTTATGTACTTCCTTTATAGCTTCAATATACTTGTCTTTCTTTAATTTAGTTGGTAGAGATTTTAATTCTTTTCCAGCTTTTTCGTAGATAATTTCAGATTGCCCTAAATCATCAATTTTAATATAGACATCTACATCATCAAGTTTCTTAGGTACAAAATATTCTTTCATTTCATTGATAAGAGCCGTTTCCATATTCCAAATTAAACGAGTAACATCAGAATATCCCATATTACGAGATAAATTTTCCAGTGAAATATTAACTGCCTTAGCCTCACTTGCTCTTCTTTGTGCACCAAATTTCTTACTTTCTTTTAAGAATTTTTGTAAAAATTGGTAACGGTGAAGTGCATCTTTTTGTTTATCTTTTAAAAGAGGGATTAGAGAATAACTAGCAACTAAGTCTTTATTTCTCTTATCTTCAATCTTCTTTTCAGTTTCTTTTAAATTTAATTTACCATTTACAGCATCAGCAAACATTCTGGCTCTTGAATGTTTAGCCCCATCAGAAATATATTTTGCACTGTCATATAGCATTTCAAATTTCTTTTCTCCAAGCTCCTTATATGCAGACTTAAACCAGTCTATATCAAAGGCTCCGTCCCTTAAATCATCAATAGAAATAGGAGTGTATTTTCCAATTAAACCTTCTTTATTTTTACTTACATCACTCATATGTGCTTGGAAATAGTAGCAACCACTAGTAAGCCCCTTCCAACCTAAATAAGTTTCAATAATTTCTAACCATTGAGAAGCATACATTGCCACTTCAACTAATCTTTGTTCAGTGATATCAGTACCTTTTAATTTTTTAGCAAGTTCCTTGCTGTTATCTTTTTCTGTTGGGTAACAAACTTTTAATAAATGGCTAAGTACTGCTTTTTTACTGTCATCTCCACCCCAATAGTAAGAAGTTCTATCCAAAGTTTCTTTTCCTAGGGCTTGAAGTATTTGAACAAGATAATCTATACCTTCAATTCTAGATATTTTATGAAGTGACTCAGAATATATAGTTGGACTATCTCCTCTTTTCAATTCATTTTGAACTACATAATCAACTATTTTTCTACCTTCATCATAGATAACTTTTAAAGCCTCATTAAGCATAAATTGATTAAGAGTTGCTAGTTTTTTATCTTCTTTTTTAGCTAGGATATTTCTATAATTATTCATAAATCCATCTAATTCAGAAAAACCATGTACATTTATTTCTTTTGCAACTTCATTATCTAACTCTAAAACATATTTATAGATTAAATCTTTCTCTGCTATTTTCAAAATTGAAGCTATTGCATAATTTCTAAGTCCAAAGGCTTTTGTTGTTCCTCCAATTTCACAGCCTTTTAAATTTTCATTAATATATTTCTCAATTTTTTTATCTAAATTATATCTAAGAACAAAACTTTCAGTAAAAGCTTTTTCATCATTATAAAATTCTAGGTAGTCTATTGCCTTAACAAAGAGATATTCAAGTCCAGAATAACGATTATAGACATTTACATTATAATAAATTTCTCCATTATATCTTTCTTGTTGTTTAACTATATCTTTAGCTTCAAAATTTTCTAAGACATAGCTAGTAAATACCTTTCCTATTTCAAAAAGATAATCTTTGTTTTCTTTAGAATATTCTTCATAAAGCATATCTATAATTTCTAACACATAACCTGTGTCATTGTAGTAATTTTTGGAGAAAACATACTTTAAATTAGCTTTTTTAAGTTTAGTTCTTAATTCTGTAATGTCTATACCTAAGATTTTTTTATAGAAATCTTGATATTCTTTTATATTGTTTTCATTGATACTACTATTATAATCTAATGTATAAAGTTGCCAAAGAGTTGAGAAATCTTTAATTTCATTTTTATAGAAATCTTTCCAAACATCTTCTAAAGGATAGTTAGATAACTTTTGTCTTTCATTATATGGGACATTGTTAACATCTTTTGTAATACTAAATCCATCTCTAAGTAAAATATATTCTTTTGTGTAAAAACTCATATACTCATAATCTTCATTTTTTACATATAGCTCACTTAATTTTTTAACTATATTAAATAATTCATCTGTACTCTTAGTAAACATCTTTTTAATATTTAAAGAATTTTCAATTATATATTCAGATTTTTTATTTTTCTTAATGGTTTTAGAAAGTTTCTCTACTTCCTTAATTTCATAAGGTAAATCTAACTTATATTCAGTGTTATATAATTTACTTAAAGAATTTTCACTTTCTTTTTTCTTTTTATCAGAAAGATTTTCTATCAATATCTTCTCAGCACCAGTAGGTTTAGAGATTTTTTCTATTAGCTTCTTAACTTCTTTTTTATCATATAAAGGCTTTTGTTTAGAATTAGCTAGATTTAATATATCTAAACCTGCTAATCTTTTATTTTCATTC is part of the Fusobacterium nucleatum genome and encodes:
- a CDS encoding DUF4132 domain-containing protein, which translates into the protein MLNFYRKSLEKDVEKFVEKIKKDSKKLDKESQKFIEDIFLEEKDELRYGYGIYLKDTIKKEFSSKKDVKFNDIFPKNAYPAMELLTGKKSFKIFLEIAKNVTKYPFSIGYDRRMVRSSNYYNHIDFLFELFEDLVNLNFLNLDILNIVKGEYDNDGIYGLYNPYLIAYEIDNGNKELIDLIKAALGSQKSKIDLNYSIMQAIFISNNKELIELTGKLLLAAKLQEGVRQEICENMDRGLQENFEYMFKIIYDNNLIRFSSIKRALATWTGLTRDESDDISKFGKKELEIINKLIANPKYEDELLKSDDNVEVYLGLWNKSTRDIKYSVEAMEKLLKSSKYHIKLLISYYLDIIENKSYQREIAKKVIKEYGKDNKNIIEILACYLDFAIGYIYPSHFKDDIKSGKLNPKTYFKDKKEALEFFDILENAFSLMKEKSKVFDPCIFPWNIESIDTEKISTTLLFIAILYPDDILKNKVMGYIKEIDTWNRGRFLEVLFEKPSNKEQKDFIITMLSDRTSAGLTAYEIVKNNNLTKEYPREIEDLLRLKNADTRKNLIDLLMSQDKKELLISIDNLVSAKNENKRLAGLDILNLANSKQKPLYDKKEVKKLIEKISKPTGAEKILIENLSDKKKKESENSLSKLYNTEYKLDLPYEIKEVEKLSKTIKKNKKSEYIIENSLNIKKMFTKSTDELFNIVKKLSELYVKNEDYEYMSFYTKEYILLRDGFSITKDVNNVPYNERQKLSNYPLEDVWKDFYKNEIKDFSTLWQLYTLDYNSSINENNIKEYQDFYKKILGIDITELRTKLKKANLKYVFSKNYYNDTGYVLEIIDMLYEEYSKENKDYLFEIGKVFTSYVLENFEAKDIVKQQERYNGEIYYNVNVYNRYSGLEYLFVKAIDYLEFYNDEKAFTESFVLRYNLDKKIEKYINENLKGCEIGGTTKAFGLRNYAIASILKIAEKDLIYKYVLELDNEVAKEINVHGFSELDGFMNNYRNILAKKEDKKLATLNQFMLNEALKVIYDEGRKIVDYVVQNELKRGDSPTIYSESLHKISRIEGIDYLVQILQALGKETLDRTSYYWGGDDSKKAVLSHLLKVCYPTEKDNSKELAKKLKGTDITEQRLVEVAMYASQWLEIIETYLGWKGLTSGCYYFQAHMSDVSKNKEGLIGKYTPISIDDLRDGAFDIDWFKSAYKELGEKKFEMLYDSAKYISDGAKHSRARMFADAVNGKLNLKETEKKIEDKRNKDLVASYSLIPLLKDKQKDALHRYQFLQKFLKESKKFGAQRRASEAKAVNISLENLSRNMGYSDVTRLIWNMETALINEMKEYFVPKKLDDVDVYIKIDDLGQSEIIYEKAGKELKSLPTKLKKDKYIEAIKEVHKNLKEQYRRSRKMLEEAMEDGIEFYGYEIENLMTNPVIAPILKSLVFKMGNDLGYYVDKKLKSAKKKSVAVKDDSLLKIAHCFDLFESGEWATYQKDIFDRELKQPFKQVFRELYVKTVDEKGRDKSLRYAGHQVQPAKTVALLKTRRWIIDGQEGLEKVYYKKNIIAKIFALADWFSPADIEAPTLEEVQFFDRKTFKPILIDEVPDLIFTEVMRDIDLVVSVAHIGDVDPEASHSTIEMRKAIIEFNCKLFKLKNVTFTENHALIKGERAEYSIHLGSGLIHQKAGSAINVLPVHSQHRGRVFLPFIDDDPKTAEIMAKVLLFAQDDKIKDVFILEQIK